The Armatimonadota bacterium genome includes a region encoding these proteins:
- the truB gene encoding tRNA pseudouridine(55) synthase TruB, with amino-acid sequence MPADGFLNLLKPPGMTSHDAVAWLRRRVGTAVGHAGTLDRAAAGVLVLCVGRARRFSRFAMEGDKAYIGEITFGVTTDTLDAEGRVLSHGDASALAEAQVARALATFEGEIEQVAPAYSAVHADGARHYELARQGRTPPRRTRKVRIMSARLLDFAPGRHARARIAVECTKGTYIRALAADIGAAVGCGAHLSFLVRTRAGDFEIADSATLEQTQDAIEERRLGELLRPLDAPLGALPAVTLARAQAERARCGGEVAAPSDCGGTAELVRIYDPAGAFIGLAAAQGAQLRPRIVVAE; translated from the coding sequence GTGCCTGCCGACGGATTCCTCAATCTCCTCAAGCCGCCCGGCATGACGTCTCACGACGCCGTTGCCTGGCTGCGCCGTCGCGTGGGCACTGCCGTCGGCCACGCGGGCACCCTCGACCGCGCCGCCGCCGGGGTGCTGGTGTTGTGTGTCGGTCGCGCGCGGCGCTTCAGCCGCTTTGCGATGGAGGGCGACAAGGCCTACATCGGAGAGATCACCTTCGGCGTGACCACCGATACGCTTGACGCCGAGGGCCGGGTGCTGAGCCATGGCGACGCCTCGGCCCTGGCGGAGGCGCAAGTCGCGCGGGCGCTCGCGACCTTCGAGGGTGAAATCGAGCAGGTCGCTCCGGCCTATTCGGCCGTGCACGCCGACGGCGCCCGGCACTACGAGCTGGCGCGACAGGGACGCACGCCGCCGCGCCGAACACGCAAGGTGCGCATCATGTCGGCGCGGCTGCTCGATTTCGCGCCCGGGCGCCATGCGCGTGCGCGGATAGCGGTGGAATGCACCAAGGGAACATATATCCGCGCCTTGGCGGCGGATATCGGCGCCGCGGTCGGCTGCGGGGCGCACCTGTCGTTTCTCGTACGCACCCGCGCGGGCGACTTCGAGATCGCCGACAGCGCGACCCTCGAACAGACGCAGGACGCGATCGAGGAGCGCCGCCTGGGCGAGCTCCTGCGACCGCTCGATGCGCCGTTGGGGGCGTTGCCGGCGGTGACGCTGGCGCGGGCGCAGGCGGAGCGGGCGCGCTGCGGGGGCGAGGTCGCGGCTCCGTCGGACTGCGGCGGCACTGCCGAGTTGGTGCGCATTTACGATCCGGCGGGCGCATTCATCGGCCTCGCCGCGGCGCAAGGGGCCCAACTCCGGCCGCGCATCGTCGTCGCGGAGTGA